In Ovis aries strain OAR_USU_Benz2616 breed Rambouillet chromosome 8, ARS-UI_Ramb_v3.0, whole genome shotgun sequence, a single window of DNA contains:
- the HMGN3 gene encoding high mobility group nucleosome-binding domain-containing protein 3 isoform X4 yields MPKRKSPENTEGKDGSKVTKQEPTRRSARLSAKPAPPKPEPKPRKTSAKKEPAAKVSKGVKGKKEEKQDAGKEGPAAPSENGDTKAEEIRISRSTVNVSASRGTEN; encoded by the exons tctcCAGAGAATACAGAGGGCAAGGATGGATCCAAAGTAACTAAGCAGGAG cCCACCAGACGGTCAGCCAGGTTGTCAGCG AAACCTGCTCCCCCCAAACCTGAACCTAAACCAAGAAAAACATCTGCTAAG AAAGAACCGGCAGCAAAGGTTAGCAAAGGTGTTaaagggaagaaggaggagaagcaggacGCTGGAAAGGAAGGCCCCGCAGCACCGTCTGAAAATGGTGACACTAAAGCTGAAGAG ATCCGCATCTCTCGCTCAACTGTTAATGTCTCAGCCTCCAGAG gCACAGAAAACTGA
- the HMGN3 gene encoding high mobility group nucleosome-binding domain-containing protein 3 isoform X5 → MPKRKSPENTEGKDGSKVTKQEPTRRSARLSAKPAPPKPEPKPRKTSAKKEPAAKVSKGVKGKKEEKQDAGKEGPAAPSENGDTKAEEAQKTESVANEGE, encoded by the exons tctcCAGAGAATACAGAGGGCAAGGATGGATCCAAAGTAACTAAGCAGGAG cCCACCAGACGGTCAGCCAGGTTGTCAGCG AAACCTGCTCCCCCCAAACCTGAACCTAAACCAAGAAAAACATCTGCTAAG AAAGAACCGGCAGCAAAGGTTAGCAAAGGTGTTaaagggaagaaggaggagaagcaggacGCTGGAAAGGAAGGCCCCGCAGCACCGTCTGAAAATGGTGACACTAAAGCTGAAGAG gCACAGAAAACTGAATCTGTAGCTAACGAGGGAGAATGA
- the HMGN3 gene encoding high mobility group nucleosome-binding domain-containing protein 3 isoform X3 — MPKRKSPENTEGKDGSKVTKQEPTRRSARLSAKPAPPKPEPKPRKTSAKLLSPRQDRFPLHRERMLTRHTLEERSKSGGFPELPVTFSREPPCNPLKAQQNRVPFFP; from the exons tctcCAGAGAATACAGAGGGCAAGGATGGATCCAAAGTAACTAAGCAGGAG cCCACCAGACGGTCAGCCAGGTTGTCAGCG AAACCTGCTCCCCCCAAACCTGAACCTAAACCAAGAAAAACATCTGCTAAG CTGCTCTCCCCACGTCAGGACCGCTTCCCACTGCATCGAGAGAGGATGCTCACCAGACACACACTTGAGGAGAGGTCAAAGTCCGGTGGATTTCCTGAGTTGCCTGTTACATTTTCACGGGAGCCTCCATGTAACCCACTCAAAGCTCAGCAGAACCGGGTTCCCTTTTTCCCCTGA
- the HMGN3 gene encoding high mobility group nucleosome-binding domain-containing protein 3 isoform X2: MPKRKSPENTEGKDGSKVTKQEPTRRSARLSAKPAPPKPEPKPRKTSAKKEPAAKVSKGVKGKKEEKQDAGKEGPAAPSENGDTKAEEIRISRSTVNVSASRGTPPGTLSVKGQIETVRVKGTEN, translated from the exons tctcCAGAGAATACAGAGGGCAAGGATGGATCCAAAGTAACTAAGCAGGAG cCCACCAGACGGTCAGCCAGGTTGTCAGCG AAACCTGCTCCCCCCAAACCTGAACCTAAACCAAGAAAAACATCTGCTAAG AAAGAACCGGCAGCAAAGGTTAGCAAAGGTGTTaaagggaagaaggaggagaagcaggacGCTGGAAAGGAAGGCCCCGCAGCACCGTCTGAAAATGGTGACACTAAAGCTGAAGAG ATCCGCATCTCTCGCTCAACTGTTAATGTCTCAGCCTCCAGAGGTACCCCACCCGGCACACTGTCAGTAAAGGGGCAGATTGAAACAGTGAGAGTTAAGG gCACAGAAAACTGA
- the HMGN3 gene encoding high mobility group nucleosome-binding domain-containing protein 3 isoform X1: MPKRKSPENTEGKDGSKVTKQEPTRRSARLSAKPAPPKPEPKPRKTSAKKEPAAKVSKGVKGKKEEKQDAGKEGPAAPSENGDTKAEEIRISRSTVNVSASRGTPPGTLSVKGQIETVRVKGTVDSSARLQ, encoded by the exons tctcCAGAGAATACAGAGGGCAAGGATGGATCCAAAGTAACTAAGCAGGAG cCCACCAGACGGTCAGCCAGGTTGTCAGCG AAACCTGCTCCCCCCAAACCTGAACCTAAACCAAGAAAAACATCTGCTAAG AAAGAACCGGCAGCAAAGGTTAGCAAAGGTGTTaaagggaagaaggaggagaagcaggacGCTGGAAAGGAAGGCCCCGCAGCACCGTCTGAAAATGGTGACACTAAAGCTGAAGAG ATCCGCATCTCTCGCTCAACTGTTAATGTCTCAGCCTCCAGAGGTACCCCACCCGGCACACTGTCAGTAAAGGGGCAGATTGAAACAGTGAGAGTTAAGGGTACAGTAGACAGTTCTGCACGTTTGCAGTGA